The sequence below is a genomic window from Streptomyces sudanensis.
TCGCCGGACATGCGGTCGCCGCGCCTGAGGCCGACGAGCGCGAAGGCGGGGAGGGAGGCGACCTCCAGGGCGACGACGAGGGTGGCGAGGTCGCGGGAGGCGGGCAGCAGCGCGGCACCCGCCGCGGAGGACAGCAGCAGGAACCAGAACTCGCCCGGCGGGAGCTCCTCCTCGGTGTCCGTGACGGACAGCAGGGCGGCGAGGAGGGCGCCGCCGAGGACGAGGAGCTGGACGGCGAGGGCGAAGTGGTCGGCGGTGTAGCTGCACGCGCCGGGGTCCTGGGTGAGGCAGAACGTCGAGCGGTCGCCCGCGCGGAGCGGTACGAGCGCGAGGAGCGCGGCGGCGAGGCCGGCGACGGCCGTCCAGGCGAGGAGGGGCTTGCGGGCCCGCGGGAGGAACAGGTCGGCGACGAGGACGGCCAGGGCGGCGACCGCGGCGACGGTCGGCGGGGCGATGGCGGCCCAGTCGACGGACTGCACGAGGTCGCCGTGCGCGGGCGCCGCGGCCGGGACGGTGGTCACGACTTGCCTCCTGCGAGGAGCTGCTGCACGGCCGGGTCGGTGAGGCCGAGGAGGACCGCGGGCCAGAGCCCGGCGAGGACGGTGAGGGCGGCCAGCGGGGTCCAGGCGGCGAACTCGTGCGCCCGGACGTCGGCGATCGGCGGCCGGTCGGCGGCGGGCCGGGCGCCCATGCAGACCCGGCGGACGACGACGAGGAGGTATGCGGCGGTGAGCAGCGTGCCGAAGCCGGCGACGGCCGTGCAGACGAGGAACACGGGCCGGCTGAGGCCCTCGGCGGGCCGGAACGCGCCGAACATGGCGAGCATCTCCCCCCAGAACCCGCCGAGGCCGGGCAGGCCCAGGGAGGCGACGGCGCCGAAGGCGAGCAGTCCGCCGAGGCGGGGGGCGCGGCCGTACAGGGCGGCGCCGGTCGCGCCGGCGAGGGTGTCGAGGTCGGCCGTGCCGAAGCGGTCCTTGATCGCGCCGACGAGGAAGAAGAGGAGGCCGGTGATCAGGCCGTGGGCGATGTTGGCGAACAGGGCGCCGTTGACGCCGGTGGGGGTCATGGTGGCGATGCCCAGGAGGACGAAGCCCATGTGGCCCACGGAGGAGTAGGCGACGAGCCGCTTCAGGTCGCCCCCGGCGCCGGTGCGGGCGAGGGCGAGGCAGGCCAGCGACCCGTAGACGATCCCCGCGACGGCGAAGGCGGCGAGGTACGGGGCGAGGGCGCGCATGCCCTCGGGGGCGATCGGCAGGACGATCCGGACGAAGCCGTACGTGCCCATCTTGAGGAGGACGCCGGCGAGGAGGACGGAGCCGATGGTGGGCGCGGCGGTGTGCGCGGCGGGGAGCCAGCTGTGCAGGGGCCACATCGGGGTCTTCACGGCGAGTCCGACGCCGATCGCGAGGACGGCGGTGACCTGCAGGGACGGGCTGAGGCCGCGGCCGTTGTCAGTGGCGAGTGCCACCATGTCGAAGGTGCCGGCCTCCAGCCCGACGAGGAGCAGGCCGAGCAGCATGACGACCGAGCCGAGGAGGGTGAAGAGGATGAACTTCCAGGCGGCGGCCTGCCGCCCCTCGCCGCCCCAGCGGGCGATGAGGAAGTACATCGGGATGAGCACCGTCTCGAAGGCGAGGAAGAACAGCATCAGGTCGAGGACGGCGAAGGTCGCGAGCGTGCCGGCCTCGAGGAGGAGCAGCAGCGCGACGAAGGCCTTCGGGGAGGGGCCTGCGGGCGGCTTGGAGTAGCCGTACAGCGCGCAGAGGAAGGTCAGCAGCGCGGTCAGTACCAGGAGGGGGAGCGAGATGCCGTCGACACCGAGGTGGATCCGCACGTCGAGCGCGGGGATCCAGCTGATGTCCGTGGTGGCCTGCATCTTCGACGGGTGGTCGTGGTCGAAGCCGAGCGCGAGGACGAGGGCGGCGGCGAGGACGGCCCCGGTGACGGTCACCCCGTGGCGGAGCACGGCCTGGTCGGGCGACTTCCCCTTCAGTCCGGGCGGGGCCGGCAGGAGGGCCGCGGCGGCGCCGAGGAGCGGACCGGCGACGACGAACGCGAGAAGGAACTGCATCACGGATTCGCTGATATCGATCACGGCTCACGCTCCGGCGGCGGCGAGGACGGCGGCGACCGCCAGGACGACGGAACCGGCGAGCAGGACGCTCAGGTAGGTCTGCACGTTGCCGGTCTGGGCGCGGCGCACGGCCGCGCCGAGCAGGCCGGTCGCGGCGCCCGCTCCGCGTACGTAGGTGTCGACCACCTCGCGGTCGAGGAACCGGACCAGGGAGGCGGCGGCGCGGACGGGGCGTACGAACAGGGCGGTGTACACGGCGTCCAGGTGGAAGCCGGTCACGGCGTGCCGGTGGAGCGGGCCGAGGAGGAGGCGCCCGGGGTCGGCCGGGTCGGGCGCGGAGGCGATCGACCCGTACGCCGCGGTGTGGGTGGCGATGGCCTCGGCCTCGGAGACGGCCGGTTCGGCGTCGGGGTGGGCGGCGACGGCGCCGAGGGGGGTGTGCGCGGCGCGGGCGGTGGCCCGGCGCCAGGCCGCGTAGGTGAGCAGGCCGCCGGCGAGGGCGAGGCCCGTGCCCAGGACGGCGGTGGTGGTGGTCGGGGTGAGGGCGTTGCCGTCGAACCAGTCGCCCAGGGAGGCGGCGGCCAGGCCGAAGGCGAGCGAGGGGAGGGCGAGCACCCACAGGACGGCGTTCATGGCGGCCGGCTGCCGGCCGCGGCCGGGGGCCTCGGGGCCCCTGCCGCGGAAGGCGAGCAGCCACAGGCGGGCCGCGTAGGCGGCGGTGAGGAGGGCGGTGAGCAGCCCGGCGGCGAGGACGATCCAGCCGGCGCCGGCCGGGGCGGCGTCCCGGTCGCCGAGGGCGGTGTGCTCGGCGGCGACGAGGACGGCCTCCTTGGAGAAGAAGCCCGCGAACGGCGGGATGGCGGCGAGCGCCAGGAGGGCGACCGTCATCGTCCAGTACGCGTCGGGGGCGCGCCGGGCGAGACCGCCCGTGCGGGACATGGCGGCGAGCGAGTTGGTGCCCGCGGCGTGGATGACCACGCCGGCGCCGAGGAACAGCAGCGCCTTGAACGCGCCGTGGGACAGGAGGTGGAAGACGGCGGCGCCGCGGTCGCCGACGGCCAGGGCTCCCGACATGTAGCCGAGCTGGCCGATCGTCGAGTAGGCGAGGACGCGCTTGACGTCGTCCTGGGCGAGTGCGGCGAGGGCCGAGCCG
It includes:
- a CDS encoding NADH-quinone oxidoreductase subunit L → MTTTALAVLTPLLPLLGAAAGLLLGRVAPGFVRPLAVLPTLAALVLAVLVAVRQGGGKAVDAATQLTPTGSVPIELALHLDGFAVLTAVLVAVVASCVQIYSTGYLRDDPRYPSYAALVSLFTSAMLLVVYSGDLMVLLVGWEVMGICSYFLVGHYWETPEARAASLKAFLVTKLGDVPFLIGLFALAADTGTFRITGVLGSVAAGGLDHPTLVALLLLAGVAGKSAQFPLHTWLPDAMAGPTPVSALIHAATMVAAGVYFVARLLPVFAASAAAMTVLAVTAALTMVGSALAALAQDDVKRVLAYSTIGQLGYMSGALAVGDRGAAVFHLLSHGAFKALLFLGAGVVIHAAGTNSLAAMSRTGGLARRAPDAYWTMTVALLALAAIPPFAGFFSKEAVLVAAEHTALGDRDAAPAGAGWIVLAAGLLTALLTAAYAARLWLLAFRGRGPEAPGRGRQPAAMNAVLWVLALPSLAFGLAAASLGDWFDGNALTPTTTTAVLGTGLALAGGLLTYAAWRRATARAAHTPLGAVAAHPDAEPAVSEAEAIATHTAAYGSIASAPDPADPGRLLLGPLHRHAVTGFHLDAVYTALFVRPVRAAASLVRFLDREVVDTYVRGAGAATGLLGAAVRRAQTGNVQTYLSVLLAGSVVLAVAAVLAAAGA
- a CDS encoding complex I subunit 4 family protein is translated as MQFLLAFVVAGPLLGAAAALLPAPPGLKGKSPDQAVLRHGVTVTGAVLAAALVLALGFDHDHPSKMQATTDISWIPALDVRIHLGVDGISLPLLVLTALLTFLCALYGYSKPPAGPSPKAFVALLLLLEAGTLATFAVLDLMLFFLAFETVLIPMYFLIARWGGEGRQAAAWKFILFTLLGSVVMLLGLLLVGLEAGTFDMVALATDNGRGLSPSLQVTAVLAIGVGLAVKTPMWPLHSWLPAAHTAAPTIGSVLLAGVLLKMGTYGFVRIVLPIAPEGMRALAPYLAAFAVAGIVYGSLACLALARTGAGGDLKRLVAYSSVGHMGFVLLGIATMTPTGVNGALFANIAHGLITGLLFFLVGAIKDRFGTADLDTLAGATGAALYGRAPRLGGLLAFGAVASLGLPGLGGFWGEMLAMFGAFRPAEGLSRPVFLVCTAVAGFGTLLTAAYLLVVVRRVCMGARPAADRPPIADVRAHEFAAWTPLAALTVLAGLWPAVLLGLTDPAVQQLLAGGKS